In the Thermodesulfovibrio yellowstonii DSM 11347 genome, one interval contains:
- the ruvC gene encoding crossover junction endodeoxyribonuclease RuvC, with protein MTVIGIDPGSRHFGYGIVDAKQMKLIHANTINLSHDISLPYRLKSIYEILLSMVEKYSPDEMAVEKIFVGKKITSSFVLGYARAIAFLVAAQKEIPVYEYSSTEIKKALTGYGRAHKVQVKSMVYNFLHIDKKISYDCADALAVAICHINSKTNFM; from the coding sequence ATGACAGTTATAGGCATTGACCCAGGTAGCAGACATTTTGGATATGGAATTGTAGATGCTAAACAGATGAAATTAATCCATGCTAATACGATTAATCTTTCCCATGATATCAGTCTGCCTTATAGACTCAAATCTATTTATGAAATTCTTTTGAGCATGGTTGAAAAGTATTCTCCTGATGAAATGGCAGTAGAAAAAATATTTGTTGGCAAAAAGATTACTTCTTCATTTGTTCTTGGATATGCAAGAGCAATAGCTTTTTTAGTGGCAGCTCAAAAAGAGATTCCTGTTTATGAATATAGTTCTACTGAAATAAAAAAAGCACTAACAGGCTATGGAAGAGCGCATAAGGTTCAAGTTAAAAGCATGGTTTATAATTTTTTACATATTGATAAAAAGATTTCCTATGACTGTGCAGACGCTTTAGCTGTTGCTATATGCCATATCAATTCAAAGACAAATTTTATGTAA
- a CDS encoding histone deacetylase yields MDNVAFIYDDIFLKHETPEGHPESKERLIAIVNHLKNKEIWRKLLHIKPRKATEKELALVHEPHYIDKIKNSPAGYIEPDTYLSEHSYEVACYAVGAVLQAVDGVLNKDFDGVFCAVRPPGHHAEIDSAMGFCIFNNIAVGAAYAKTKGFKKIFIVDIDVHHGNGTQHIFEDDCSVFYFSSHQFPFYPGTGRELEMGRGAGEGCTYNVPLRSGSGTKEYLTVFQDIMPQKIREVKPELILVSAGYDMHKDDPMSYINVTTEGVRSIIRSILKSSYAPKIFVLEGGYNAQVLAECVGVTLEEMLS; encoded by the coding sequence ATGGATAATGTTGCATTTATATATGATGATATATTTTTAAAACATGAAACACCAGAAGGTCATCCTGAGTCAAAGGAAAGGCTAATAGCCATTGTAAACCACCTTAAAAATAAAGAAATCTGGAGAAAACTTCTGCATATTAAGCCAAGAAAGGCAACAGAAAAAGAATTGGCACTGGTCCATGAGCCTCATTATATTGATAAAATTAAAAATTCTCCTGCTGGATATATAGAGCCAGATACATATCTTAGTGAACATTCTTATGAGGTAGCATGTTATGCTGTAGGTGCTGTTCTTCAAGCAGTGGATGGAGTTTTAAATAAAGATTTTGATGGAGTTTTCTGCGCAGTTAGACCTCCTGGACATCATGCTGAAATAGACAGTGCTATGGGATTTTGTATTTTTAATAATATTGCTGTTGGTGCTGCCTATGCAAAAACAAAGGGATTTAAAAAGATTTTTATCGTTGACATTGATGTGCATCACGGAAATGGAACTCAACATATATTTGAGGATGATTGTTCTGTTTTTTATTTTAGCTCTCATCAATTCCCATTTTATCCAGGGACGGGTAGAGAACTTGAAATGGGAAGAGGTGCAGGAGAAGGATGTACATATAATGTTCCATTAAGGTCAGGTTCAGGCACAAAGGAATATTTGACAGTTTTTCAGGATATAATGCCTCAGAAAATAAGAGAAGTTAAACCAGAACTTATTCTTGTATCAGCAGGATATGATATGCATAAAGATGACCCCATGAGTTACATAAATGTGACAACAGAGGGGGTAAGAAGCATTATAAGAAGCATTCTCAAGTCTTCCTATGCTCCTAAGATATTCGTTCTTGAAGGCGGATACAATGCTCAGGTTTTAGCTGAATGCGTTGGAGTAACTCTTGAAGAAATGCTGAGTTAA
- a CDS encoding D-sedoheptulose-7-phosphate isomerase, with translation MEIEDKIRKAYEESVRVKEQFFRENISLIKEVAEIIAKSLNEGGKILIFGNGGSATDASHIAAEFVNRFKRERPGLPAIALNTDMAVLTAIANDYDYSEIFAKQVKALGESGDIVIGISTSGSSRNVIKAIEVAKKRGLKSIAFTSKKGEKLISKVDYAFAVPSEDTPRIQETHITLGHILCELVEDILFEIPAAKKKLKQ, from the coding sequence ATGGAAATAGAAGACAAAATAAGGAAAGCTTATGAAGAATCAGTCAGGGTTAAAGAGCAATTTTTTAGAGAAAATATTAGTTTAATTAAAGAAGTTGCTGAGATTATTGCAAAGTCTCTTAATGAAGGTGGTAAAATTTTGATTTTTGGAAATGGCGGTAGTGCTACAGATGCATCTCATATAGCAGCAGAGTTTGTTAATAGATTTAAAAGAGAAAGACCTGGATTGCCTGCAATTGCTTTAAATACAGATATGGCTGTGCTTACAGCAATAGCAAATGATTATGACTATTCTGAGATTTTTGCAAAGCAGGTTAAAGCATTGGGAGAATCTGGAGATATTGTAATCGGAATTAGCACATCTGGTTCATCAAGAAATGTTATTAAGGCAATTGAGGTAGCTAAAAAAAGAGGGCTTAAATCTATAGCATTTACCAGTAAAAAGGGTGAAAAATTAATTTCAAAAGTTGACTATGCATTTGCAGTTCCATCAGAGGATACTCCAAGAATTCAGGAAACTCATATTACACTTGGACATATTTTATGTGAACTTGTGGAAGATATACTATTTGAGATTCCAGCAGCTAAAAAGAAACTCAAACAATGA